In Crassostrea angulata isolate pt1a10 chromosome 4, ASM2561291v2, whole genome shotgun sequence, one genomic interval encodes:
- the LOC128182293 gene encoding uncharacterized protein LOC128182293 has translation MLNLLKKCKGRIVNVGSVLPKCRFTEVDCENLKAEKSFDFSRFYESKVALMIFTKELAKRTKNSGIVVSYVNTGLVDIDLYRDISWLFLLCQSLRKGQGLKSATEGALSVLFCALDDSVQTGECYSNGQPMDHTSLPVSVYDKGLAKKLWEASEKLTETFNKTNTTNALNRRKIVTNDFYTELKIKLEQHGRAE, from the exons ATGTTAA attTGCTGAAAAAGTGCAAAGGGCGAATTGTAAATGTTGGCTCCGTACTACCTAAATGTAGGTTTACTGAAGTGGACTGTGAGAATCTTAAAGCAGAGAAGTCTTtcgatttttcaagattttacGAATCCAAAGTAGCACTGATGATATTTACCAAAGAGCTTGCAAAACGAACTAAAAATTCAG GTATTGTTGTTTCCTATGTAAACACTGGATTGGTAGATATCGACCTTTACCGAGACATTTCATGGCTATTTCTTCTTTGTCAGTCTCTCCGTAAGGGACAAGGACTAAAG TCGGCGACAGAGGGTGCTCTGTCTGTGCTGTTCTGTGCCCTGGACGACTCTGTACAGACGGGTGAGTGTTACAGTAACGGTCAGCCCATGGACCATACGTCGTTACCTGTCTCTGTGTACGACAAAGGACTAGCCAAAAAGCTGTGGGAGGCCAGTGAGAAACTCACAGAAACATTCAATAAGACAAATACCACAAACGCCCTCAATCGTCGTAAAATAGTAACAAACGACTTTTATACTGAGctgaaaataaaacttgaaCAACATGGGCGCGCCGAGTAG
- the LOC128180833 gene encoding lipopolysaccharide-induced tumor necrosis factor-alpha factor homolog, translating into MSQPAYPPTSEGQYPPPTQGYPAPQGGYAPPPGQQPGYAPPPGPPAGYPPPQGVTVVSQPVAVVACQSMRECPVRVSCPSCRADVMTAKTFETGTMTWLLVGILCIIGCWPCCLIPFCVDGCKDVIHTCPNCQAQVGVYRRM; encoded by the exons ATGTCACAACCAGCATATCCTCCAACGTCGGAGGGGCAATACCCACCCCCTACCCAGGGGTACCCTGCCCCACAAGGAGGCTATGCCCCTCCCCCGGGCCAACAACCTGGCTACGCCCCTCCTCCAGGCCCCCCTGCGGGCTATCCACCACCCCAGG GTGTGACGGTGGTATCCCAGCCTGTAGCAGTGGTGGCCTGCCAGTCAATGAGGGAATGCCCCGTGAGGGTGTCCTGTCCTTCCTGTCGTGCTGACGTCATGACGGCGAAGACGTTCGAGACGGGGACTATGACGTGGCTCCTCGTGGGAATTCTTTGTATCATAGG GTGCTGGCCATGCTGTCTGATACCTTTCTGTGTGGACGGGTGTAAGGACGTAATTCACACCTGTCCGAACTGCCAGGCTCAGGTGGGCGTGTACCGCCGCATGTGA
- the LOC128180831 gene encoding retinol dehydrogenase 11-like, protein MELTSVALFAVFIFLLVLLALVLKRLGRNDLNITSSSLEGKTIIVTGAEQGRGIHITLELAKRKARVIMACADENKGKTARQKVVQRTGNTNFVVQHLDVSMMSSVRSFVALFKLHEKKLDILINNEEMISIKKKMTNEQFEMVFAANYFGPFLLTHLLLDLLRRSQGRVVNVGSVLPSSTVLDCGNLKAEKSFHFSRFYESKLALLIFTKELAKRTINSGVVAAYVNAGPTQTELCQDISWLFLLFQSIYSGQGLKSATKGALSVLFCALDDSVQTGGYYIDGQLMDHTPLVPASMYDEGLAKKLWEVSERLTGQSDVMGELNARLAKRGRVE, encoded by the exons ATGGAACTTACTAGTGTGGCTTTGTTCgctgttttcatatttttgctgGTCCTTCTAGCTCTAGTTCTCAAACGTCTCGGTCGAAATGACCTTAACATAACGTCAAGTTCATTGGAGGGAAAGACGATCATCGTGACTGGAGCAGAGcaag GCAGAGGAATTCATATCACACTTGAACTGGCGAAGAGAAAAGCGCGTGTAATCATGGCGTGTGCAGATGAAAACAAAGGAAAGACAGCTCGGCAAAAAGTTGTTCAAAGGACAGGAAACACAAATTTTGTGGTCCAACACCTTGATGTCAGTATGATGTCATCTGTTCGGTCCTTTGTGGCGTTGTTTAAACTACACGAAAAGAAGTTAGATATCCTAATAAACAACGAGGAAATGATAT CCATCAAGAAAAAGATGACAAACGAGCAGTTTGAAATGGTTTTTGCCGCAAACTATTTTGGACCGTTTTTGCTGACACATCTTTTGCTAG ATCTGTTGAGGAGATCCCAAGGGCGCGTTGTAAATGTTGGCTCCGTTCTACCTAGTTCTACCGTGCTTGACTGTGGGAATCTTAAAGCAGAGAAATCTTTccatttttcaagattttacGAATCCAAATTAGCATTGCTGATTTTCACCAAAGAGCTTGCAAAACGAACTATAAATTCGG GCGTTGTTGCTGCCTATGTTAATGCTGGTCCAACGCAAACAGAACTCTGCCAGGACATCTCTTGGCTGTTTCTACTTTTTCAGTCAATTTACTCTGGACAAGGactaaag TCGGCGACAAAGGGGGCTCTGTCCGTGCTGTTCTGCGCCCTGGACGACTCTGTACAGACGGGTGGGTACTATATTGACGGTCAGCTCATGGACCATACACCTTTGGTACCTGCCTCTATGTACGATGAGGGACTGGCCAAGAAACTGTGGGAGGTCAGCGAGAGACTCACGGGACAGTCCGATGTCATGGGAGAACTGAATGCACGATTGGCAAAGCGGGGGCGTGTGGAATAA